A genomic segment from Halomonas sp. GD1P12 encodes:
- a CDS encoding TRAP transporter small permease, translating to MQPFSDARLERWLGALSLIVISLISLGNVVTRYLTGGSFSFTEEFSVFLLVVLTFAGASVALRRNRHIRISFLERMLPEKWRGALILFQGACGLLVLALITWYGGKLAFQEYQWESLSPGLGLPQWWYLVWLPVLSALMLWRLVQQTRERLSGDLRDDP from the coding sequence ATGCAACCATTTTCCGATGCGCGCCTCGAGCGCTGGCTGGGCGCGCTATCGTTGATCGTCATTTCGCTCATCAGTCTGGGTAACGTGGTGACGCGCTACCTGACCGGCGGTTCGTTCTCGTTTACCGAAGAGTTTTCCGTGTTTTTGCTGGTGGTGCTGACCTTTGCCGGCGCCAGCGTGGCGCTCCGGCGCAACCGCCATATTCGCATCAGCTTTCTCGAGCGCATGCTGCCCGAAAAATGGCGCGGCGCGCTGATTCTTTTTCAAGGCGCCTGCGGGCTTCTGGTGCTGGCGCTGATTACCTGGTACGGCGGCAAACTCGCCTTTCAGGAGTATCAGTGGGAGTCGTTGTCGCCCGGGCTTGGACTGCCCCAGTGGTGGTATCTGGTGTGGCTGCCGGTGCTCTCGGCGCTGATGCTTTGGCGCCTCGTTCAGCAGACCCGCGAACGATTGAGCGGAGACCTGCGCGATGACCCCTGA
- a CDS encoding TRAP transporter large permease, producing the protein MTPDLWMLLAFAGLLIAGVPVAFSLALAGSVGIVTGLSPDMLATLGTNTYNSIAKYPLIAIPLFILTGLIFERSGVALRLVRFAQALIGPRHGGLALVAVLVCMIMGGMSGSGPADAAAVAMVMLPSMTKAGYPKPFSATLIAASASTAILIPPSVALILYSIVVPGVDLRALFAAGLFPGILAGLSLLIPAMLLAKRYGWEGSTPESDAERLSVGAAFKQALPALFAPVLILGGLRSGLFTPTEAAVVAVAYGTLVGLFLTRELSLKDLWALLGEAAIISGVVMLIIALAGVFAWAGTMLGTFRHLAEWMIGLTDNGALLLVLVMLAVLIAGMLLDAISIYLILMPILIPVMQHFEWNPVWFGILLAMNIAIGQFTPPVAVNLMVTTEVAKIRLEHTLGWALVFVAAMACAMAIVALFPGIALWLPTVLGYNV; encoded by the coding sequence ATGACCCCTGATCTCTGGATGCTGCTCGCCTTCGCCGGGCTCTTGATCGCCGGGGTGCCGGTGGCGTTTTCGCTGGCGCTGGCGGGCTCGGTCGGTATCGTTACCGGGCTTTCGCCGGATATGCTGGCAACGCTTGGCACCAACACTTACAACAGCATCGCCAAATACCCGTTGATCGCCATTCCGCTGTTCATTTTGACCGGGCTGATCTTCGAGCGCTCCGGCGTGGCGCTGCGTCTGGTGCGCTTCGCCCAGGCGCTGATCGGCCCGCGCCACGGCGGCCTTGCGCTGGTCGCGGTGCTGGTGTGCATGATCATGGGCGGCATGTCAGGCTCTGGCCCGGCGGATGCGGCGGCCGTGGCGATGGTGATGCTGCCGAGCATGACGAAGGCGGGCTACCCCAAGCCGTTTTCCGCCACGCTGATTGCGGCCTCCGCCTCCACCGCGATTCTGATTCCGCCCTCGGTGGCGCTGATTCTCTACTCCATCGTGGTGCCCGGGGTGGATCTTCGCGCGCTGTTCGCCGCCGGACTCTTCCCCGGCATTCTGGCGGGACTTTCGCTGCTGATACCGGCGATGCTGCTGGCCAAGCGCTACGGCTGGGAGGGCAGCACGCCCGAGAGCGATGCCGAGCGCCTGAGCGTGGGCGCGGCGTTCAAGCAGGCGCTGCCGGCGCTGTTTGCCCCGGTGCTGATTCTCGGCGGGCTGCGCTCGGGGCTATTCACACCGACCGAGGCGGCGGTCGTCGCGGTCGCCTACGGCACGCTGGTGGGGCTTTTTCTCACGCGCGAGCTCTCGCTCAAGGATCTCTGGGCGCTGCTGGGCGAGGCGGCGATCATCTCCGGCGTCGTGATGCTGATCATCGCACTGGCCGGGGTGTTCGCCTGGGCGGGCACCATGCTCGGCACCTTCCGTCATTTGGCGGAGTGGATGATCGGGCTGACCGACAACGGCGCGCTGCTGCTGGTACTGGTGATGCTGGCGGTGCTGATCGCCGGGATGCTGCTCGATGCCATTTCGATCTATTTGATCCTGATGCCGATTCTGATTCCGGTCATGCAGCACTTCGAGTGGAACCCGGTGTGGTTCGGTATTTTGCTGGCCATGAATATCGCCATCGGCCAGTTTACACCGCCGGTAGCGGTGAATTTGATGGTCACCACGGAAGTGGCAAAGATCCGTCTCGAGCATACGCTGGGCTGGGCGCTGGTGTTCGTTGCCGCCATGGCCTGCGCGATGGCCATCGTGGCGCTGTTTCCCGGTATCGCGCTCTGGCTGCCAACGGTGCTGGGTTACAACGTGTAG
- a CDS encoding TAXI family TRAP transporter solute-binding subunit — translation MKRHVFSTAAFSGALIAAASFASPAVAQERYITIGTGGQTGVYYVVGQSVCRMVNRGSEEHNIRCNAPSTGGSVANVNGMKNGDLDMGVVQSDVQYRAYNGEANFEEEGPWEEMRAVFTMHGEPLTVVARADAGIENISDFPGKRVNIGNPGSGQRNTMDVVMDAFGWDEDTFALASQLDAAEQAAALSDNNIDAMVYVVGHPNGSIQEATTTIDAKLVSVTGDEIDSLIEEYPYYTRSVIPGGLYRGNDEDVETFGVAATFVSSTNVDEDVIYETVKAVFENFDRFKRLHPAFENLNEEDMISDGLTAPLHAGAERYYRERGWIE, via the coding sequence ATGAAGCGCCATGTATTTTCGACCGCAGCCTTTTCAGGCGCGCTGATTGCCGCGGCAAGCTTTGCAAGCCCGGCGGTTGCCCAGGAACGCTACATCACCATTGGTACCGGCGGTCAGACCGGCGTGTACTACGTCGTCGGCCAGTCGGTGTGCCGCATGGTCAACCGCGGCAGCGAAGAGCACAACATTCGCTGTAACGCGCCGTCCACCGGCGGCTCGGTCGCCAACGTCAACGGCATGAAAAACGGCGACCTGGACATGGGTGTGGTGCAGTCTGACGTGCAGTACCGCGCTTACAACGGCGAAGCCAACTTCGAAGAAGAGGGCCCGTGGGAAGAGATGCGCGCCGTTTTCACCATGCACGGCGAGCCGCTCACCGTAGTCGCCCGTGCCGACGCCGGTATCGAGAACATCAGCGATTTCCCGGGCAAGCGTGTGAACATCGGTAACCCCGGTTCTGGTCAGCGCAACACCATGGACGTGGTGATGGACGCCTTTGGTTGGGACGAAGATACCTTCGCGCTCGCCTCCCAGCTCGACGCCGCCGAACAGGCCGCTGCGCTGTCTGACAACAACATCGACGCCATGGTCTACGTGGTCGGCCACCCCAACGGCTCCATCCAGGAAGCGACCACCACCATCGATGCCAAGCTGGTCTCGGTGACCGGTGACGAAATCGACAGCCTGATCGAAGAGTATCCCTACTACACCCGCTCCGTGATTCCGGGCGGTCTGTACCGCGGCAACGACGAAGACGTCGAAACTTTCGGCGTGGCGGCGACGTTCGTCTCCTCCACCAATGTCGACGAAGACGTGATCTACGAAACCGTGAAAGCCGTGTTCGAGAACTTCGACCGCTTCAAGCGCCTGCACCCGGCGTTCGAGAACCTGAACGAAGAAGACATGATCTCCGACGGCCTGACCGCGCCGCTGCACGCCGGCGCCGAGCGCTACTATCGTGAGCGTGGCTGGATCGAGTGA
- a CDS encoding TRAP transporter permease, producing MQDEKTSSGAARNDLDDMVASSDTGARKPLGAPGKLLVGIAAVWSLFQLWIASPLPYMLGFGVFSATQSRSIHLAFALFLAFMAYPALKRSPRDRVPLQDWAFAAVAAFCGAYLFIFYDDLATRAGRPITQDIVVGVVGIVMLLEATRRALGPPLMVVAAVFIAYSLFGPYMPGILAHRGVSLGGLINHQWLGTQGVFGIALGVSTSFVFLFVLFGALLDKAGAGNYFIKVAFSMLGHFKGGPAKAAVVASGMTGLISGSSIANTVTTGTFTIPMMKRVGFSAEKAGAVEVSSSVNGQIMPPVMGAAAFLMVEYVGISYVEVIKHAFLPALISYIALIYIVHLEALKADMRGLPSGNPPRPLLNKVIGFLTGLLLLMALSIGVYYGLGWLKPVLGEATPWVVSVGLAVIYIGLLKIGARYPELEVDDPNQAVVKLPQTRPTVMVGLHYILPVVVLVWCLMVERLSPGLSAFWATVFMIFIMVTQRPIIALFRGRSQMAADIKEGLWDLWDGLVTGARNMIGIGIATATAGIVVGAVSQTGVGLVLADVVEILSGGNLMVILLLTAVLSLILGMGLPTTANYIVVSALMAPVIVMLGQQNGLIVPLIAVHLFVFYFGIMADVTPPVGLASFAAAAVSGGDPIRTGFQAFYYSLRTAALPFLFIFNTDLLLIDVTVAQGIVVFIVATIAMLIFAAGTQGYFITRNRWYESILLLLVAFTLFRPGFFMDRIHDPYDSVPPAQFVEALGRVDEGSNLRIQIAGEDAFGAPLTTYMLIPVPEGETGEERMENLGLELYTDGDQTLVDMVEFGSPAADLGLDFDQEIIEVLAPVNRWTKEWMWLPALGLFALVVLLQRGRRRKDEPAPAAT from the coding sequence ATGCAAGACGAAAAAACATCCTCGGGCGCCGCGCGAAACGACCTGGACGATATGGTTGCCTCGAGCGATACCGGCGCGCGCAAACCGTTGGGGGCGCCGGGCAAGCTGTTGGTGGGTATTGCCGCCGTCTGGTCGCTGTTCCAGCTCTGGATCGCCTCGCCGCTGCCTTACATGCTGGGGTTTGGCGTGTTCAGCGCGACCCAATCGCGTTCGATCCACTTGGCCTTTGCGCTCTTTCTTGCCTTTATGGCCTACCCCGCGCTCAAGCGCTCGCCGCGCGACCGCGTGCCGCTGCAGGACTGGGCGTTCGCCGCCGTGGCCGCGTTCTGCGGTGCTTACCTGTTCATCTTTTATGACGATCTCGCCACCCGAGCCGGGCGCCCAATCACCCAGGACATCGTGGTCGGCGTGGTGGGTATCGTCATGCTGTTGGAGGCGACCCGGCGCGCGCTCGGGCCACCCTTGATGGTGGTCGCCGCGGTGTTTATCGCCTATTCGCTCTTTGGCCCTTACATGCCCGGCATTCTCGCGCACCGAGGCGTGAGCCTGGGCGGGCTGATCAACCACCAGTGGCTCGGCACCCAGGGCGTGTTCGGCATTGCGCTGGGGGTGTCGACCAGCTTCGTATTCCTGTTCGTCCTGTTTGGCGCGCTGCTCGACAAGGCCGGCGCCGGCAACTATTTCATCAAGGTGGCCTTCTCGATGCTGGGCCACTTCAAGGGTGGCCCGGCGAAGGCCGCCGTGGTGGCCTCGGGCATGACCGGTTTGATCTCCGGCTCCTCGATCGCCAATACCGTCACCACCGGCACGTTCACCATTCCGATGATGAAGCGGGTCGGTTTTAGCGCCGAAAAGGCCGGGGCGGTGGAAGTGTCGTCATCGGTCAACGGTCAGATCATGCCGCCGGTCATGGGCGCGGCGGCGTTCTTGATGGTCGAGTACGTGGGCATCTCCTACGTCGAGGTCATCAAGCACGCGTTTCTGCCGGCGCTGATCTCCTATATCGCGCTGATTTACATCGTTCACCTGGAAGCGCTAAAGGCGGACATGCGCGGTTTGCCCTCGGGCAACCCGCCGCGCCCGCTGTTGAACAAGGTGATCGGCTTTTTGACCGGGCTTTTACTGCTGATGGCGCTCTCCATCGGCGTCTATTACGGGCTGGGTTGGCTCAAGCCGGTGCTGGGCGAGGCGACCCCCTGGGTCGTATCGGTGGGGCTGGCGGTGATCTATATCGGCCTTTTGAAGATCGGTGCTCGCTACCCGGAACTCGAGGTCGACGACCCCAACCAGGCGGTGGTGAAGCTTCCACAAACCCGGCCGACGGTGATGGTGGGGCTTCATTACATTCTGCCGGTCGTCGTGCTGGTGTGGTGTCTGATGGTCGAGCGTCTTTCACCGGGGCTATCGGCCTTCTGGGCGACCGTGTTCATGATTTTCATCATGGTCACCCAGCGCCCGATCATCGCGCTCTTTAGAGGCCGTAGTCAGATGGCCGCCGACATCAAGGAAGGCCTTTGGGATCTCTGGGACGGCCTGGTCACCGGCGCGCGCAACATGATCGGCATCGGTATCGCCACCGCCACGGCGGGCATCGTGGTGGGGGCGGTGTCGCAAACCGGCGTGGGCCTGGTGCTGGCGGACGTGGTCGAGATTCTCTCCGGCGGCAACCTGATGGTGATTTTGCTGCTGACCGCGGTGCTGAGTTTGATTCTCGGCATGGGGCTTCCCACCACCGCCAACTATATCGTGGTCTCGGCCTTGATGGCGCCGGTGATCGTCATGCTTGGCCAGCAGAACGGGCTGATCGTACCGCTGATCGCGGTGCATCTGTTCGTGTTCTATTTCGGCATCATGGCGGACGTCACCCCGCCGGTGGGGCTGGCCTCCTTCGCCGCCGCGGCGGTCTCCGGGGGCGATCCGATCCGCACCGGCTTCCAGGCGTTCTACTACAGCCTGCGTACCGCAGCACTCCCGTTTCTGTTCATCTTCAACACCGACCTGCTGTTGATCGATGTCACCGTGGCCCAGGGGATCGTGGTCTTCATCGTTGCAACCATCGCCATGCTGATCTTCGCGGCCGGCACCCAAGGGTACTTCATTACCCGCAACCGCTGGTACGAGTCGATTCTGCTGCTGCTGGTCGCGTTCACCCTGTTCCGCCCGGGCTTCTTCATGGATCGTATTCACGACCCTTATGATTCGGTCCCGCCGGCGCAGTTCGTCGAGGCACTGGGGCGGGTAGATGAAGGCAGCAACCTGCGTATTCAGATCGCCGGCGAAGACGCCTTCGGCGCGCCGCTGACCACCTACATGCTGATACCGGTACCGGAGGGTGAAACCGGCGAGGAGCGTATGGAGAACCTGGGGCTGGAACTCTACACCGACGGCGACCAGACGCTGGTAGACATGGTCGAGTTTGGAAGCCCCGCAGCGGATCTGGGCCTGGATTTCGATCAGGAGATCATCGAGGTACTGGCCCCGGTGAATCGCTGGACGAAAGAGTGGATGTGGCTGCCGGCGCTGGGGCTGTTCGCGCTGGTCGTCCTATTGCAGCGCGGCCGTCGGCGCAAGGACGAGCCGGCACCCGCGGCGACGTGA